The genomic stretch CTGAAACTGAAGAGCGGAAAAACCGTTTTCCTCGAGACCAGTTGGGCGGGTCACCATGCGCCCGACGCGCGGGAATACGGCCTGGATTTGCACGGCACCGCGGCGGGCCTGTCGCTATATCCCGCCCGGCTTTTTCGCCCCGGTCCGAGTGGATACGAAAGCATCCAGCTCTCACTGCCCATCGTGTCTCACAGCGAGGACCGCATCCACCACTTCGTCAGTTGCGCCCTCGAAGGAAAGAAGCCGCTGGTCGCGCCGGAGGAATCGTTGAAGGTCCAGCAGCTGCTGGATGCAATTTATGCGTCAGCGGCCACGGGCAAGGAAGTGCGTCTGACCTGATCTCCCTCGGGTTAGTCACCGTCATCGTTCGGCAGGTGCATTTCCTCCCGGCAC from Candidatus Angelobacter sp. encodes the following:
- a CDS encoding Gfo/Idh/MocA family oxidoreductase, with protein sequence VKSVSAQTFAKFGPRGLGETDWGKGAIDPKKPFDVEDYGVALLKLKSGKTVFLETSWAGHHAPDAREYGLDLHGTAAGLSLYPARLFRPGPSGYESIQLSLPIVSHSEDRIHHFVSCALEGKKPLVAPEESLKVQQLLDAIYASAATGKEVRLT